A single region of the Halorussus gelatinilyticus genome encodes:
- the argS gene encoding arginine--tRNA ligase: MYLQFRDDVEAALTSALEALDLPTDDLGVEDPPEGVEAVLASSAAFRLAGEVGAPPPQVAGQLADEIDASEYDLISAATAQGPYVNFAPSDAYYEGTVEEAQRTDFGHLEPTGEEVVVEHTSANPTGPVHVGRARNPIVGDAVARVLSFAGYSVDRHYYVNDAGRQMAVFTWAYETFDEADLDSDPERDKDDYDLVRYYRKGNDFLENGDPDEVEEAEAEIQDIMQGLEAGDEATYERVQEVVDTVLGGMRETLDRLPAEFDEFVKETRFLRDGSADDVVARLKELDEAVYEDEAWQLELDEFGIEKNFVFLRSDGTTLYATRDLAHHEWKFEEYDRAVTVLGEDHKLQASQMNATLDLLGNDTDQLQQVIYSYVNLPEGKMSTRAGTGIDLDDLLDEAIDRAREEVETRLDDRIRDDDLTDEDVERIAEQVGIGAVRYDIVSKQPTKAITFEWDRALDFEAQSAPYVQYVHARCCGILDEAGLRTAPDSFDASLLDTEAERDLLEVVARFPAVIEEAAEDLEPHVVATYTREIAETFNTFYRECPVLSDDVDDDLRDARLALVAASKHAVGNSLQVLGVAAPRSM, translated from the coding sequence ATGTATCTTCAGTTCCGCGACGACGTGGAGGCGGCTCTGACCTCCGCACTCGAAGCGCTCGACCTCCCGACAGACGACCTCGGCGTCGAGGACCCGCCGGAGGGCGTCGAGGCCGTACTTGCTTCCAGCGCGGCGTTCCGACTCGCGGGCGAGGTCGGCGCGCCCCCGCCGCAGGTCGCGGGCCAGCTAGCCGACGAGATAGACGCGAGCGAGTACGACCTGATTTCGGCCGCGACGGCGCAGGGTCCCTACGTCAACTTCGCGCCGAGCGACGCCTACTACGAGGGCACCGTCGAGGAGGCCCAGCGCACCGACTTCGGCCATCTCGAACCGACCGGCGAGGAGGTCGTGGTCGAACACACCAGCGCGAACCCGACCGGCCCGGTCCACGTCGGCCGCGCCCGCAACCCCATCGTCGGCGACGCCGTGGCGCGGGTCCTCTCGTTCGCGGGGTACAGCGTGGACCGCCACTACTACGTCAACGACGCGGGCCGCCAGATGGCCGTCTTCACGTGGGCCTACGAGACGTTCGACGAGGCGGACCTCGATTCCGACCCCGAGCGCGACAAGGACGACTACGACCTCGTGCGCTACTACCGGAAGGGCAACGACTTCCTGGAGAACGGCGACCCCGACGAGGTCGAGGAAGCCGAGGCCGAGATTCAGGACATCATGCAGGGCCTCGAAGCGGGCGACGAAGCGACCTACGAGCGCGTCCAAGAAGTGGTCGATACCGTCCTCGGCGGGATGCGCGAGACGCTGGACCGCCTGCCCGCCGAGTTCGACGAGTTCGTCAAGGAGACCCGTTTCCTCCGCGACGGGTCGGCGGACGACGTGGTGGCTCGCCTGAAGGAACTGGACGAGGCCGTCTACGAGGACGAGGCGTGGCAACTCGAACTGGACGAGTTCGGCATCGAGAAGAACTTCGTGTTCCTGCGCTCGGACGGCACCACTCTCTACGCAACCCGCGACCTCGCCCACCACGAGTGGAAGTTCGAGGAGTACGACCGCGCCGTGACCGTCCTCGGCGAGGACCACAAGCTACAGGCCAGTCAGATGAACGCCACGCTCGACCTGCTGGGCAACGACACCGACCAGTTACAGCAGGTCATCTACTCCTACGTCAACCTCCCCGAGGGGAAGATGTCCACCCGCGCAGGCACCGGCATCGACCTCGACGACCTGCTCGACGAGGCCATCGACCGCGCCCGCGAGGAGGTCGAAACCCGACTGGACGACCGCATCCGCGACGACGACCTGACCGACGAGGACGTCGAGCGCATCGCCGAGCAGGTCGGCATCGGCGCGGTCCGCTACGACATCGTGTCCAAGCAACCCACCAAGGCCATCACCTTCGAGTGGGACCGCGCCCTCGACTTCGAGGCCCAGAGCGCGCCCTACGTCCAGTACGTCCACGCTCGCTGTTGTGGCATCTTGGACGAGGCCGGACTCCGGACGGCCCCCGACTCCTTCGACGCCTCCCTGCTCGACACGGAGGCCGAGCGCGACCTGCTGGAGGTCGTCGCGCGCTTCCCCGCCGTCATCGAGGAGGCCGCCGAAGACCTCGAACCGCACGTCGTCGCCACCTACACCCGCGAAATCGCCGAGACGTTCAACACCTTCTACCGCGAATGTCCGGTCCTGTCCGACGACGTCGACGACGACCTGCGCGACGCCCGCCTCGCACTCGTCGCGGCGTCGAAGCACGCGGTCGGCAACTCCCTGCAAGTGCTGGGCGTCGCCGCGCCCCGGTCGATGTAA
- a CDS encoding outer membrane protein assembly factor BamB family protein: MKRSPTRRTFLAAASGLAAVAGSGRAASLDAARPAGLGDVSLGNAIDAVPDHPLAPTADVEWSVETDGERPLVRRSAADETIYVGTPTGVSAFAPDGTERWRRSVASVDSDWPVPVYPGDGAVYVEGKAGLRAFDAEDGDAKWHYSGDSGVATGHVDVSLVTPETVFLSENGVTALAAADGEERWRFEPDDPFWVRPKFDGGTVFAGTIRGHLYALDAADGSLRWHADRSADGPPRFLVAGVTDETVLAWDGEAGELYGFDRDDGALAWRFDPTTDSTGFPGVVLDRTAYLGDGRLVRAISTDGGTERWRYDAGENVVGWPRFDGRAGYFGTAGGVHAVSTDDGTRRWTFSTGADAPAYVAGVADGTVVAASEGDAVYGLDAERGRLRWRFGYTGDPRWFPQVAEDAVYVATGAGTVYGLSPPDSTPLYDAYRTVASPLGLGVGGLFAAAVSVAAYRHRERRRRTRDEADATDETADRSLADYDLGEAVAESDSVAGFDRTAVLTARNPADEPVAVMRFEADALPDAAFAGAVETWADLDVRGVLAVRAWDSDPVPWVATDPVDATLADRAADLSTPDLAHALADAAEAVHRAHRAGVLHGALSAETVWLADGEVRVGGWGLAAARRGESGDGETGASESGAGEPENSAGASPEPDVSRLAEIADELLPDDVLTDDSGNLLDGRDSALELADALRWAVRE, translated from the coding sequence ATGAAGCGGTCGCCGACCAGACGGACGTTCCTCGCCGCCGCGAGCGGACTCGCCGCAGTCGCCGGGTCCGGCCGCGCCGCGTCGCTCGACGCGGCGCGGCCCGCGGGTCTCGGTGACGTCTCGCTCGGGAACGCGATCGACGCGGTGCCCGACCACCCGCTCGCGCCGACGGCCGACGTCGAGTGGTCCGTCGAGACCGACGGCGAGCGCCCGCTGGTGAGGCGGTCGGCGGCAGACGAGACCATCTACGTCGGGACGCCGACCGGCGTCTCCGCGTTCGCGCCGGACGGCACCGAACGCTGGCGTCGCTCGGTGGCGAGCGTCGACTCGGACTGGCCGGTCCCGGTGTACCCCGGCGACGGCGCTGTCTACGTCGAAGGGAAGGCCGGACTCCGCGCGTTCGACGCCGAGGACGGCGACGCAAAGTGGCACTACTCCGGCGACTCCGGCGTCGCGACGGGTCACGTGGACGTATCGCTGGTGACTCCCGAGACGGTCTTCCTCTCGGAGAACGGCGTCACGGCGCTCGCGGCGGCCGACGGCGAGGAACGGTGGCGGTTCGAACCGGACGACCCGTTCTGGGTTCGCCCAAAGTTCGACGGCGGCACCGTCTTCGCCGGGACGATTCGGGGCCACCTCTACGCGCTCGACGCCGCCGACGGGAGTTTGCGCTGGCACGCCGACCGGTCGGCCGACGGTCCCCCGCGCTTCTTGGTCGCGGGCGTGACCGACGAGACGGTCCTCGCGTGGGACGGCGAGGCCGGGGAACTGTACGGCTTCGACCGGGACGACGGGGCGCTCGCGTGGCGGTTCGACCCGACGACCGACTCGACCGGCTTTCCGGGCGTCGTACTGGACCGCACGGCGTACCTCGGCGACGGGCGACTCGTCCGCGCGATTTCGACCGACGGCGGCACCGAGCGCTGGCGATACGACGCCGGCGAGAACGTCGTCGGCTGGCCGCGGTTCGACGGCCGGGCCGGGTACTTCGGCACGGCCGGCGGCGTCCACGCCGTCTCGACCGACGACGGGACTCGCCGGTGGACGTTCTCGACCGGCGCGGACGCGCCGGCCTACGTCGCCGGCGTCGCGGACGGGACGGTCGTCGCGGCCAGCGAGGGCGACGCCGTCTACGGACTCGACGCCGAACGCGGCCGCCTCCGCTGGCGTTTCGGCTACACTGGCGACCCGCGGTGGTTCCCGCAAGTCGCCGAGGATGCGGTCTACGTCGCCACCGGAGCGGGCACCGTCTACGGCCTGTCGCCGCCCGACTCGACGCCGCTCTACGACGCCTACCGGACGGTCGCCTCGCCCCTCGGTCTCGGGGTCGGCGGCCTGTTCGCCGCCGCAGTCTCGGTCGCGGCGTACCGCCACCGGGAGCGCCGAAGGCGGACGCGCGACGAGGCAGACGCGACCGACGAGACCGCCGACCGCTCGCTCGCGGACTACGACCTCGGCGAAGCGGTCGCCGAGTCGGACAGCGTCGCCGGGTTCGACCGCACCGCGGTCCTGACCGCCCGAAACCCGGCGGACGAACCGGTCGCGGTGATGCGTTTCGAGGCGGACGCGCTCCCCGACGCGGCGTTCGCCGGCGCGGTCGAGACGTGGGCCGACCTCGACGTCCGGGGCGTCCTCGCAGTCCGGGCGTGGGATAGCGACCCGGTGCCGTGGGTCGCCACCGACCCGGTGGACGCCACGCTCGCGGACCGCGCGGCCGACCTCTCGACGCCGGACCTCGCTCACGCGCTCGCGGACGCCGCCGAGGCGGTCCACCGCGCCCATCGCGCCGGCGTCCTCCACGGCGCGCTCTCGGCCGAGACGGTCTGGCTCGCCGACGGCGAGGTCCGGGTCGGCGGGTGGGGACTCGCCGCGGCGCGCCGCGGCGAGTCCGGGGACGGTGAGACGGGAGCGAGCGAATCCGGGGCTGGCGAGCCGGAGAACTCGGCCGGAGCGTCGCCGGAGCCGGACGTCTCCCGCCTCGCCGAAATCGCCGACGAACTGCTACCGGACGACGTGCTGACCGACGATTCGGGGAATCTACTCGACGGTCGGGACTCCGCGCTCGAACTCGCCGACGCGCTTCGCTGGGCCGTGCGGGAGTGA
- a CDS encoding HVO_2922 family protein yields the protein MSGDDEYETEMTATRDDVATVLSGVIDGITAGSIRLGDGADAVSVEVPEDITLEIELEAEDDELSLELELEWPRPEVEESADSPTESSSGEPIEDPSGEYELAAPVGAADASQTLARFEVFRDRADEWRWRLRHRNGNVIATSGEGYTRKHNAQKGLRSVVQNAPEAEVVEDSER from the coding sequence ATGTCCGGAGACGACGAATACGAGACCGAGATGACGGCCACCCGTGACGACGTAGCGACAGTGCTGAGCGGAGTGATAGACGGGATTACCGCGGGGTCGATCCGCTTAGGCGACGGAGCCGATGCCGTCAGCGTCGAGGTTCCCGAGGACATCACGCTCGAAATCGAACTCGAAGCCGAGGACGACGAACTGAGTCTGGAACTCGAACTGGAGTGGCCCCGCCCGGAAGTCGAAGAGTCCGCCGACTCTCCGACCGAGAGCTCATCCGGGGAACCCATCGAGGACCCCTCCGGAGAGTACGAACTGGCTGCACCCGTGGGAGCCGCCGACGCGTCCCAAACGCTCGCCCGGTTCGAAGTCTTCCGTGACCGGGCCGACGAGTGGCGATGGCGGCTCCGCCACCGCAACGGGAACGTCATCGCTACCAGCGGCGAGGGGTACACGCGAAAACACAACGCCCAGAAGGGACTTCGGAGCGTCGTGCAAAACGCGCCGGAAGCGGAGGTCGTCGAGGATTCCGAACGCTGA
- the prf1 gene encoding peptide chain release factor aRF-1: MSEQEGEQSDRKKYEFQKVIEDLKDYEGSGTQLVTIYIPPDKQISDVVAHVTQEHSEASNIKSKQTRTNVQDALTSIKDRLRYYDVYPPDNGIVIFSGAIDSGGGRTEMVTKVLENPPDPVQSFRYHCDSAFLTEPLEGMLADKGLYGLIVLDRREANVGWLKGKRVEPVKSASSLVPGKQRKGGQSAQRFARLRLEAIDNFYQEVAEMANDLFVPKRGELDGVLVGGPSPTKDEFLDGDYLHHELQDQVLGKFDVAYTDESGLYDLVDNAEDALADAEVMKDKNEMEEFFKQLHDGNKATYGFEPTRQNLVMGSVDRLLLSEDLRKDVVVYDCGEKEEYEFIDQRQDTPSHTCEDGSEVEAEEREDAIEFLMNIAEQRGTETKFISTDFEKGEQLQSAFGGVAGILRYSTGV; this comes from the coding sequence ATGAGCGAGCAGGAAGGCGAGCAGTCCGACAGGAAAAAGTACGAGTTCCAGAAGGTCATCGAGGACCTGAAAGACTACGAAGGGTCGGGGACTCAACTCGTCACTATCTACATCCCGCCGGACAAGCAGATAAGCGACGTGGTCGCGCACGTTACCCAAGAGCACAGCGAAGCGAGCAACATCAAGTCCAAGCAGACCCGCACGAACGTCCAAGACGCGCTCACCTCCATCAAGGACCGTCTGCGATACTACGACGTCTACCCGCCGGACAACGGCATCGTCATCTTCAGCGGTGCCATCGACTCCGGGGGCGGCCGGACAGAGATGGTCACGAAAGTCCTCGAAAATCCGCCGGACCCCGTCCAGTCGTTCCGCTACCACTGCGACTCGGCGTTCCTCACCGAACCGCTGGAGGGCATGCTGGCCGACAAGGGTCTGTACGGTCTCATCGTCCTGGACCGACGCGAGGCCAACGTCGGGTGGCTGAAGGGCAAGCGCGTCGAACCCGTCAAATCCGCCTCGTCGCTCGTGCCGGGCAAACAGCGCAAAGGTGGTCAGTCCGCCCAACGGTTCGCCCGCCTGCGCCTCGAAGCCATCGACAACTTCTATCAAGAGGTCGCCGAGATGGCCAACGACCTGTTCGTTCCGAAGCGGGGAGAACTGGACGGCGTCCTCGTCGGCGGTCCCTCACCGACCAAAGACGAGTTCCTCGACGGCGACTACCTCCACCACGAGCTTCAGGACCAAGTCCTCGGGAAGTTCGACGTGGCCTACACCGACGAGTCGGGTCTCTACGACCTCGTCGACAACGCGGAGGACGCGCTGGCCGACGCCGAGGTGATGAAGGATAAGAACGAGATGGAGGAGTTCTTCAAACAGCTTCACGACGGCAACAAGGCGACCTACGGGTTCGAGCCGACCCGTCAGAACCTCGTCATGGGGTCGGTGGACCGCCTCCTGCTGAGCGAGGACCTCCGGAAGGACGTGGTGGTCTACGACTGCGGCGAGAAAGAGGAGTACGAGTTCATCGACCAGCGCCAAGACACGCCGAGCCACACCTGCGAGGACGGGTCGGAGGTCGAGGCCGAGGAGCGCGAGGACGCCATCGAGTTCCTGATGAACATCGCCGAGCAGCGCGGGACCGAGACGAAGTTCATCTCCACCGACTTCGAGAAGGGCGAGCAGTTGCAGTCGGCGTTCGGCGGCGTCGCCGGGATTCTGCGGTACTCTACTGGCGTGTAA
- a CDS encoding NUDIX hydrolase — protein sequence MNSNRRAEIRDEVAAHAEEVFAGVESRWDDVPRLEPLTVEPLPDDEASFPESDDEFFDRFYPYAAGAAVTDDEGRLLCVYSPVRDEWETPGGAGESGERPAETACRETREETGVECELTGVLQTRLMELDLGEPELLPIPVVEFTGRVAGGEELAGDEIDAHGGVSDLDWFGPDELPSHVREYEQKVAHLRSLDRREK from the coding sequence ATGAACAGCAATCGCCGCGCCGAAATCCGCGACGAGGTCGCGGCCCACGCCGAGGAGGTCTTCGCGGGCGTCGAGTCGCGCTGGGACGACGTGCCCCGATTGGAGCCGCTGACCGTCGAACCGCTCCCGGACGACGAGGCGTCGTTTCCGGAGAGCGACGACGAATTCTTCGACCGGTTCTACCCGTACGCCGCGGGCGCGGCCGTCACCGACGACGAGGGCCGACTGCTCTGCGTCTACAGTCCGGTCCGCGACGAGTGGGAGACGCCCGGCGGTGCCGGGGAGTCGGGCGAGCGCCCGGCGGAGACCGCGTGCCGGGAAACCCGCGAGGAGACCGGCGTCGAGTGCGAGTTGACGGGCGTCCTCCAGACGCGACTGATGGAACTCGACCTCGGCGAACCCGAACTCCTCCCGATTCCGGTCGTGGAGTTCACCGGTCGAGTCGCCGGCGGGGAGGAACTGGCCGGAGACGAAATCGACGCCCACGGCGGGGTTTCGGACCTCGACTGGTTCGGTCCCGACGAGTTACCGAGCCACGTCCGAGAGTACGAGCAGAAAGTCGCGCACCTCCGGTCGCTTGACCGGCGCGAGAAGTGA
- a CDS encoding DUF373 family protein gives MLLVLCVDLDDDLGRKTDFDTPVIGRDNVEAAAVSLATADPEDSDVNVMFEGVHLADRIEDETVEVAVVTGTETGDVAANRAVGDEVDEVLASLSTREEVQAVIVTDGAQDESVIPVIRSRVPIDGVRRVVVRQAQDLESMYYTIKQVLDDPETRGTILVPLGILLLIYPLAIISDSLGLPGAAVFGVTSGLLGLYVLGRGLGVERLLDRAAEKARNSLYAGRVTLITYVVAAALLVVGGVRGVETLESVEAATGDAMGPLEVLAALVHGAVTWFTAAGVTTSLGQITDEYLADRFQWRYLNAPFYVLSIALVLHAISAYFLHRVPLELPRLTYLAVMLTVGTLLGLTSTLAFAIAESRRSRRAEQVG, from the coding sequence ATGCTGTTGGTCCTCTGCGTGGACCTCGACGACGACCTCGGCCGCAAGACCGACTTCGATACCCCCGTCATCGGCCGCGACAACGTCGAAGCCGCCGCGGTCTCGTTAGCGACCGCTGACCCAGAGGACAGCGACGTGAACGTCATGTTCGAGGGCGTCCACCTCGCGGACCGCATCGAGGACGAGACCGTCGAAGTCGCGGTCGTCACGGGGACAGAGACCGGCGACGTCGCCGCGAACCGGGCGGTCGGCGACGAGGTGGACGAGGTGCTGGCCAGCCTCTCGACCCGCGAGGAGGTCCAAGCGGTCATCGTCACCGACGGCGCGCAGGACGAGAGCGTGATTCCGGTCATCCGCTCGCGGGTGCCCATCGACGGCGTGCGCCGGGTCGTCGTCCGGCAGGCACAGGACCTCGAATCGATGTACTACACCATCAAGCAGGTGCTGGACGACCCCGAGACGCGCGGGACCATCCTCGTCCCGCTGGGCATCCTGCTTCTCATCTACCCCCTCGCCATCATCTCGGACTCGCTCGGGCTTCCCGGCGCGGCGGTCTTCGGCGTCACCTCGGGCCTGCTGGGGCTCTACGTCCTCGGCCGGGGACTCGGCGTCGAGCGCCTCCTCGACCGCGCGGCCGAGAAGGCCAGAAATAGCCTCTACGCGGGCAGAGTGACGCTAATCACCTACGTCGTCGCGGCCGCCCTGCTGGTCGTCGGCGGGGTCCGCGGCGTCGAGACTCTGGAGTCCGTCGAGGCGGCGACCGGCGACGCGATGGGACCGCTCGAAGTACTGGCGGCGCTGGTCCACGGCGCGGTGACGTGGTTCACCGCGGCGGGCGTCACCACCAGCCTCGGTCAGATCACCGACGAGTATCTGGCCGACCGCTTCCAGTGGCGCTACCTCAACGCGCCGTTCTACGTCCTCTCCATCGCGCTCGTGTTGCACGCCATCAGCGCGTACTTCCTCCATCGAGTGCCGCTCGAACTCCCGCGGCTCACCTACCTCGCGGTCATGCTCACGGTCGGGACCCTGCTCGGTCTCACGAGCACGCTGGCGTTCGCCATCGCGGAGTCGCGGCGGTCCCGCCGGGCCGAGCAGGTCGGTTAG
- a CDS encoding radical SAM protein translates to MISKGCEQCAKGGKMVLFVYGYCDQRDCFYCPLGENRKNVTDVYANERKVESDEDVLAEAKRMDALGTSITGGEPQEAMEKTCRYLRLLKDEFGEDHHTHLYTGITGGRENMRRLSEAGLDEIRFHPPLELWGEMHGTEWEEILYIAREEGLTPAFEIPGIRAEEEFLDFLDEGAAEFCNVNEFEMSDGNFRRMQEEGYELQDGHMSAVEGSKEILDAMGDHERVYFCTSVFKDAAQHRNRMKRMARNIRREFDDVTDDGTLVYGKTWEPERRLEELGVPEEFYTVKSDHIELAWWLLEEMIEEGDVEEGEIVEQYPTVDGQVVERTPLA, encoded by the coding sequence ATGATATCGAAGGGTTGCGAACAGTGCGCCAAAGGCGGCAAGATGGTCCTCTTCGTCTACGGCTACTGCGACCAGCGGGACTGCTTCTACTGCCCCCTCGGCGAAAACCGCAAGAACGTGACCGACGTGTACGCCAACGAGCGGAAAGTCGAGTCCGACGAGGACGTACTCGCGGAGGCCAAGCGCATGGACGCGCTCGGCACCTCCATCACCGGCGGCGAACCCCAGGAGGCGATGGAGAAGACCTGTCGGTACCTCCGCCTGCTCAAAGACGAGTTCGGCGAGGACCACCACACGCACCTCTACACCGGCATCACGGGCGGCCGCGAGAACATGCGCCGCCTCTCGGAGGCCGGACTCGACGAGATTCGGTTCCACCCGCCGCTCGAACTGTGGGGCGAGATGCACGGCACCGAGTGGGAAGAGATTCTATACATCGCCCGCGAGGAGGGCCTGACGCCCGCGTTCGAGATTCCCGGCATTCGCGCCGAGGAGGAGTTCCTCGACTTCTTGGACGAGGGCGCGGCCGAGTTCTGTAACGTCAACGAGTTCGAGATGTCGGACGGGAACTTCCGCCGGATGCAGGAGGAGGGCTACGAACTGCAGGACGGCCACATGAGCGCCGTCGAGGGGTCGAAGGAGATTCTGGACGCGATGGGCGACCACGAGCGCGTCTACTTCTGTACCTCGGTCTTCAAGGACGCCGCCCAGCACCGCAACCGGATGAAGCGCATGGCCCGGAACATCCGCCGGGAGTTCGACGACGTGACCGACGACGGGACGCTGGTCTACGGCAAGACGTGGGAACCCGAGCGCCGCCTCGAAGAGTTGGGCGTGCCCGAGGAGTTCTACACCGTCAAGTCCGACCACATCGAACTGGCGTGGTGGTTGCTGGAGGAGATGATAGAGGAGGGCGACGTGGAGGAGGGCGAAATCGTCGAGCAGTACCCGACCGTGGACGGGCAGGTCGTCGAGCGGACGCCGCTGGCGTAA
- the minD gene encoding cell division ATPase MinD, producing the protein MSDTVYAIASGKGGVGKTTTAINLGAMLADRGHSVVVVDTDLGMANLADFLDFEIETPTLHEVLAGEADFEAAVYRAPGDIDVLPSATDIQAFVKSDPANLQSVVASLREAYDYVLLDTGAGVSYDTLVPLALADAVLLVATPDVASVRDTAKTGELAERVETAVRGAVLTQRSSDILNADDVEETLGTDVLAVVPQDEAVPMGIDAGRPLAAFAPNAPAGQAYRDLAAVLTGEADPDPELDASADDETGESTETDESADAAETEPFEMGSRDAPAPDAAPSDAPSSDAADVQDADPQDAADPQDAGPAAAPVEQDGDASEDPLSADAARNVRDALGDASGGDADALFGGQSGRESGGQSAGASADESAASGESPDAADSPGADRSADSAADDGADDASETGEARSVDDLISEHISDERLAASGDDPLATDEDDPLTTGEDDPLAASDDFASEGGDSPEDGGNARDAGDEGALGALDESAASEATERETEAEEGTDASEDTPGDEDGVPFGSEESLAPGGEDSTESAESDPPADDGGDPVSERGDEEGVPFETRGRDENAQNAIADATRADDESAEGSPESDDADGPDDESEQGGMLGRIGSLFK; encoded by the coding sequence ATGTCCGACACGGTATACGCGATAGCGAGCGGCAAAGGAGGTGTCGGGAAGACGACGACCGCCATCAACCTCGGCGCGATGCTGGCCGACCGGGGTCATTCGGTCGTCGTCGTGGACACCGACTTGGGGATGGCGAACCTCGCCGACTTCCTCGACTTCGAGATAGAGACGCCGACGCTCCACGAGGTGCTGGCGGGCGAGGCCGACTTCGAGGCGGCCGTCTACCGAGCGCCCGGCGACATCGACGTCCTCCCGAGCGCGACCGACATCCAAGCGTTCGTCAAGTCCGACCCCGCGAACTTGCAGAGCGTCGTGGCCTCGCTCCGCGAGGCGTACGACTACGTCCTGCTGGACACGGGTGCCGGCGTCAGCTACGACACCCTCGTTCCGCTGGCGCTGGCCGACGCCGTCCTGCTGGTGGCGACCCCCGACGTGGCCTCGGTCCGAGACACCGCCAAGACCGGCGAACTCGCCGAGCGCGTCGAGACCGCGGTCCGGGGCGCGGTCCTGACCCAGCGCAGCAGCGACATTCTGAACGCCGACGACGTGGAAGAGACCCTCGGTACGGACGTCCTCGCGGTCGTCCCGCAGGACGAGGCGGTCCCGATGGGCATCGACGCCGGGCGACCGCTCGCCGCGTTCGCGCCCAACGCGCCCGCCGGACAGGCGTACCGCGACCTCGCGGCGGTGCTGACCGGCGAGGCCGACCCCGACCCGGAACTCGACGCGAGCGCCGACGACGAGACCGGCGAGAGTACCGAGACCGACGAGAGCGCCGACGCCGCCGAGACCGAACCGTTCGAGATGGGGTCGAGAGACGCGCCAGCACCTGACGCCGCCCCGTCGGACGCCCCCTCGTCGGATGCCGCCGACGTACAGGACGCCGACCCACAGGACGCCGCCGACCCACAGGACGCCGGTCCGGCGGCCGCACCCGTCGAACAGGACGGAGACGCCTCCGAGGACCCGCTCAGCGCCGACGCCGCGCGGAACGTCCGGGACGCGCTCGGCGACGCCTCCGGCGGCGACGCCGACGCCCTGTTCGGCGGGCAGTCCGGACGCGAGTCGGGAGGTCAGTCCGCAGGCGCGTCGGCGGATGAGTCGGCGGCGTCCGGCGAATCGCCGGACGCCGCCGACTCTCCGGGCGCAGACCGGTCCGCCGATTCCGCGGCGGACGACGGGGCCGACGACGCCTCGGAGACCGGCGAGGCCCGGAGCGTGGACGACCTCATCAGCGAGCACATCAGCGACGAACGACTCGCCGCGAGCGGGGACGACCCACTCGCCACGGACGAAGACGACCCGCTGACCACAGGTGAAGACGACCCGCTCGCCGCGAGCGACGACTTCGCGTCCGAGGGCGGCGATTCCCCCGAAGACGGTGGGAACGCCCGCGACGCGGGCGACGAAGGTGCGCTCGGCGCACTCGACGAGAGCGCGGCGAGCGAAGCGACGGAGCGCGAGACCGAGGCGGAGGAAGGGACCGACGCGAGCGAGGACACGCCCGGCGACGAGGACGGCGTCCCCTTCGGAAGCGAGGAGTCGCTCGCTCCCGGTGGCGAGGATTCGACCGAAAGCGCCGAGAGCGACCCGCCCGCGGACGACGGCGGCGACCCAGTGAGCGAGCGCGGCGACGAGGAGGGCGTCCCCTTCGAGACGCGCGGCCGAGACGAGAACGCGCAGAACGCCATCGCGGACGCGACGCGGGCCGACGACGAGTCGGCGGAGGGCAGTCCCGAGTCCGACGACGCCGACGGGCCGGACGACGAATCGGAACAGGGCGGCATGCTGGGTCGCATCGGCTCGTTGTTCAAGTGA